The proteins below come from a single Aegilops tauschii subsp. strangulata cultivar AL8/78 chromosome 6, Aet v6.0, whole genome shotgun sequence genomic window:
- the LOC109773818 gene encoding F-box/FBD/LRR-repeat protein At3g26920 has product MEKKEAPRATPGKREPGGIAGKQARTGDCGEAAEDFISRLPDAVLCTIISLLPTKDGGRTQALSRRWRRLWRSAPLNLEVLTRPPDDPIPTHSVTPSAVSDIISRHHGPARRFYFHCLRDDEVYAQAETWFLSRALANLQELDASYGNLPLLPSALRAAPTLLVAKISHCDLPGEIVPDFPLLKQLTLLYVSISADGFHTLLSSCHALESLCMSQVRAAGCLRVSSPTLRSIGFRDNHSEETELVIEDAPRLVRLLLPYCYQDDCVTIRVIWAPKLEIMGPFAAFVSKVLLFQRKSPVSSANSMHTVKVLALRSSGDKLHAVLNILRWFPCLEKLYVTFHKRYEMGAKDEPQYDPRHPIECLQTHLKNVVFKLYWGNGKQVDFARFFVLNAEVLNKIEFEVHGDYSSESVAFQHRLLHVKNRASRDAQFEFRSMRVRNKYLGDEHIHDLSVADPFRQP; this is encoded by the exons ATGGAGAAGAAGGAGGCCCCGCGGGCCACGCCCGGCAAGAGAGAGCCCGGCGGAATCGCGGGGAAGCAGGCGCGCACCGGCGACTGCGGCGAGGCCGCGGAGGATTTCATCAGCAGGCTCCCCGACGCAGTCCTCTGCaccatcatctccctcctccccaccaagGACGGCGGCCGCACGCAGGCCCTCTCCCGCCGGTGGCGCCGCCTGTGGCGCTCCGCGCCCCTCAACCTCGAGGTCCTCACCCGGCCCCCAGACGACCCCATCCCCACCCACTCCGTCACCCCCTCCGCCGTCTCCGACATAATCTCCCGGCACCACGGCCCCGCCCGCCGGTTCTACTTCCACTGCCTCCGGGACGACGAGGTCTACGCCCAGGCGGAAACCTGGTTCCTCTCCCGGGCCCTCGCCAACCTCCAGGAGCTTGACGCCAGCTACGGCAACCTCCCGCTGCTGCCGTCGGCGCTCCGCGCGGCGCCCACCCTCCTCGTCGCCAAGATCAGCCACTGTGATCTCCCCGGCGAGATTGTTCCCGACTTTCCCCTCCTCAAGCAGCTCACCCTACTGTACGTTTCCATCTCAGCGGACGGCTTCCACACGCTGCTCTCTAGCTGCCATGCCTTGGAGAGCTTATGCATGTCCCAAGTTCGTGCTGCCGGCTGCCTCCGTGTTAGCTCGCCGACTCTTAGGAGCATTGGCTTCCGTGATAACCATAGTGAGGAAACAGAGCTGGTCATAGAGGATGCTCCTCGCCTTGTGAGGTTACTGTTACCTTACTGTTATCAAGATGATTGTGTGACTATCAGGGTGATTTGGGCGCCTAAGCTGGAGATAATGGGCCCTTTTGCAGCATTTGTCTCCAAGGTCCTACTCTTCCAG AGAAAAAGCCCAGTCAGCTCAGCAAACTCTATGCACACCGTGAAAGTTTTGGCTCTCAGATCTTCTGGAGATAAATTGCACGCAGTTCTTAACATCCTCAGGTGGTTCCCCTGTTTGGAAAAGCTCTATGTCACT TTTCATAAACGCTATGAGATGGGTGCGAAAGATGAGCCTCAATATGACCCACGGCATCCAATTGAATGCCTACAGACCCATCTCAAAAATGTGGTGTTTAAGTTATATTGGGGCAATGGGAAACAGGTTGACTTTGCCAGATTCTTTGTTTTGAATGCGGAAGTGCTAAACAAAATTGAGTTTGAAGTACATGGTGACTACAGCAGTGAATCGGTTGCTTTTCAGCACAGGCTGCTACATGTGAAAAACAGAGCTTCCCGAGATGCTCAATTTGAATTCAGGAGTATGCGTGTTCGTAACAAGTACCTTGGCGACGAGCATATCCATGATTTGTCAGTGGCCGACCCCTTCAGACAGCCATAG
- the LOC109773817 gene encoding uncharacterized protein At4g14100, whose protein sequence is MAPPLLLLLLLPLLAVAAEAVPPNPAAAGGSAPPVPTPWPEQFHAVMFTNLTESGGRLQLIDLYYDWPRGRNLNLIHNQLSGDPTYDVEWTNGTSYIFDSASCRTIRFPVGVLPPDWLHGAVYLGRESTDGFDCHLWTKVDFVWYYEDVLTHRPVRWNFFNGMQQHVMSFEVGGVLEDSHWQAPSHCFADDATAAAATGTDAASSLLRLARTTAAAVTSAA, encoded by the exons atggcgccgccgctcctcctcctcctcctgctgccgctCCTCGCCGTGGCCGCCGAGGCCGTCCCTCCCAACCCGGCGGCAGCAGGCGGCAGTGCTCCCCCGGTCCCGACGCCGTGGCCGGAGCAGTTCCACGCGGTGATGTTCACCAACCTGACCGAGAGCGGCGGGCGCCTGCAGCTCATCGACCTCTACTACGACTGGCCCCGCGGCCGCAACCTGAACCTCATCCACAACCAGCTCTCCGGCGACCCCACCTACGACGTGGAGTGGACCAACGGCACCTCCTACATCTTCGACTCCGCCTCCTGCCGCACCATACGCTTCCCCGTCGGCGTCCTGCCCCCGGACTGGCTCCACGGCGCCGTCTACCTCGGCCGCGAGAGCACCGACGGCTTCGACTGCCACCTCTGGACCAAGGTCGATTTCGTCTGGTACTACGAGGACGTCCTCACCCACCGCCCCGTCCGCTGGAACTTCTTCAATG GGATGCAGCAGCATGTGATGAGCTTCGAGGTGGGCGGGGTGCTAGAGGACTCCCACTGGCAGGCACCCTCGCACTGCTTCGCTGacgacgccaccgccgccgccgccaccggaacCGATGCGGCGAGCAGCCTCCTCAGGCTCGCACGGACGACCGCAGCGGCTGTAACATCTGCAGCTTAA